In Cryptosporangium phraense, the sequence CGGTCCAGCCGACGACCGTGTGGCCCTCCCGCAGGATGACCGCGGCCGCCCACTGCTGAGCCGCGCCGAGCGCCTGGCTGTCGATCCGCTGGGCGCCGGCCGAGGCGAACGGCGTCGGATGGCCCGGCCCGTACACCTCCCAGCCGTTGTGCATCCCGTAGCTCAGCACGAACGTGGTCACGACCCGGGTTCCGGTCGTCAGTTCGCGCGCCCGCCATTCGGGCTCGGGCGCCTGCGGCGCCGCCGGTGGCTCGCCGAGGACGACGCTCAACTCGTCCACCAGGGGGACGTCGTCCAGCGACCGATCCTCGGGCGGACGGGTGGCGGCTCGGTACGTCTCGGCCAGGAGGCCGGCGTCGGCGGCCGAGAGGCCCGCCGCGGCGCCCCGGGCCGGGTCGGCGAGCCGGGCGAGCACGGCCGCGGGCTCGAGAACCGGCCACCAGGCGGCGGCGAAGCGGCGGAACTCGGTGCGCGCTCCGACCTCCTCGGCGAACGTGGCCCGGCCAACGGCCGCCCGGCCCGGAGTGACCAGCGAGCCGGCCCGGACCGCGTCGGCCCAGAGCGCCTCGGCGAGCACCTCGGCGGCGATCGGCCCGGCGCCGTTGACCGGCGTCCTCCCCGCCTCGGCCCGGGACCGGACCAGGCGACGGGCCGCGGCCAGCGCCTCGGCCCCGAGTGTCAGGACCTGACCGGCGTACACGAGCCGCAGCCGGTCGGGCGCCGACGGCGGCGCCTGCCAGGCGAGTTCACGCAGCACCGCGGCCATGCGCTCGCTGCCCTTGACCGCCCCGATCCCGGCCGGGTCACGGCGGGTCGCGGTCACCCCGTCGACGAGCTCGCCGAGCGACCGCAGGTGCACGCTGTCCTCACCCAGCGACGGGAGCACCCGCGAGATGTAGGTCGTGAACACGGTCGACGGGCCGACGACGAGGATCCGGCCCTCGGCGAACCGGCCCCGGTCGGTGTAGAGCAGGTACGCGGCCCGGTGCAGCGCGACCTGCGTCTTGCCGGTGCCGGGGCCGCCGCTGATCAGCGTGACGCCCCGGGCCGGAGCCCGGATCGCCTCGTCCTGCTCGCGCTGGATCGTCGTGACGATGTCGCGCATCTGCGGCCCGCGGGATCGCTCCAGCGCCGCCAGCAACGCGCCCTCGCCGAGAACCCGCAGGTCACCGGCACCGTCCGGCGAGAGCACGTCGTCGTCCAGATCGACGACGGCGCGGCCGCGGGAGATCAGGACCCGGCGGCGGACGACGCCGAGCGGGTCACCGGCGGTCGCGCGGTAGAACGGCGCGGCAGCCGGCGCGCGCCAGTCGATGAGCAGGGGCTCCAGCCCGTCCCGGACGCCGAGCCGGCCGATGTGGTAGCTCTCGTCGTCGGCGTAGTCGAGGCGGCCGAAGACCAGGCCCTCCTCCTCGGCGCCGAGCGTCTGCAGGCGGGTGGAGGCCGCCTGGACCAGCACGTCCCGCTCGACGAGCCCGGCCGCGGAACCGCCCGCCGCGCGTCCGTGCCCCTCCCGGTCGAGGGCTCTCGCGCGCTCCCTGGCCTCCTCGACGTGTTGGTGAACCCGGTCGACGACCTGTTGCTCGGCGGCGATCTCCTGCGTACGCACATCTGGCACGGTGCGAGCGTAGGTGCTGGTCAGCGCGCTGAAATCGTCTTCCGTCACGATGTGTGACGGGTTGACGCGGCCATATGATGAAAGTGGCGAGAGGGTGTTGACCTTGTCGCGGCGTCAACGTTTCTACTGGTCTCATGCGTATCGGAGAGCTGGCGAGCCTGGTCGGCGTCACGACCCGGGCCGTCCGGCATTATCACCGCATCGGGCTGCTCGCCGAGCCGGTGCGGCAGCCGAACGGGTACCGCGAGTACTCGCTGCGCGACGCCGTCGAGCTGGCCCGGATCCGGCGCCTGTCCGAGCTCGGGCTGAGCCTCGACGAGGTGGGCGACGTCCTGGCCGAGGATGCCGGGCGGGATCTCGTCGACGTGCTCGAAGAGCTGGACGCGGACCTCGCGCGCCAGGAGGAGGCGATCCGGCAGCGCCGGGCGCGGCTGGCGCAGCTGCTGGCGCTGGACGGCCTGTCGGCCGAGGCGCCGGTCTCGCCGGAGCTGGCCGCGGTGTTCGCGGAGATGGCGCGGACGGCGGCGTCGCGGCCGGGGCCGGAGCCGGCGATGGCGGCCAGGGAGCGCGAGTTGCTCGCTCTGCTCGAGACCGGCGCGCCGGCCGAGCACCAGGAGTGGGCGGCCGGGCTGCAACAGGCGTTGAGCGCGTCGCCGCAGGCGATGGAGCGGGCGTACGCGGTGTACGGGCTGCTGGACGCGCTGGCGTCGGCCGACGTGGACGATCCGCGGGTGGAGGAGGCGGCGGTGGCGATCGCCGAGTCGATGCCGGCCGAGCTGCTCGGCGACTCGTCGTCGCTGGACCACGGGTTTGCCCGGGTGCTTCTCGCGGATTTCGCACCGGCCCAGGTGGCTGCCGTGCGTCGGGCGTTGGAGCTGTTGGGAGGGCGATCATGATCGGGCGGCTGATCCGGCACGAGTTCGCGCTCGGGACGAGTTTCCTGCGGTGGGTCGCCCGGCGGGGGCCGCACGGGGTGCGGTCCGGTGACGTCGTGGTGCCGTACGCGTCCGGGCAGGTCGCGATCATGTTCGGGCTGCTGTTCGCGTCGGTGGTCGAGACCGTGGTGCTCGCGCTGATCATCCCGTGGCCGATCGTGCACGCGATCACGCTGGGGCTCGATGTCTGGGGCG encodes:
- a CDS encoding HelD family protein; the protein is MPDVRTQEIAAEQQVVDRVHQHVEEARERARALDREGHGRAAGGSAAGLVERDVLVQAASTRLQTLGAEEEGLVFGRLDYADDESYHIGRLGVRDGLEPLLIDWRAPAAAPFYRATAGDPLGVVRRRVLISRGRAVVDLDDDVLSPDGAGDLRVLGEGALLAALERSRGPQMRDIVTTIQREQDEAIRAPARGVTLISGGPGTGKTQVALHRAAYLLYTDRGRFAEGRILVVGPSTVFTTYISRVLPSLGEDSVHLRSLGELVDGVTATRRDPAGIGAVKGSERMAAVLRELAWQAPPSAPDRLRLVYAGQVLTLGAEALAAARRLVRSRAEAGRTPVNGAGPIAAEVLAEALWADAVRAGSLVTPGRAAVGRATFAEEVGARTEFRRFAAAWWPVLEPAAVLARLADPARGAAAGLSAADAGLLAETYRAATRPPEDRSLDDVPLVDELSVVLGEPPAAPQAPEPEWRARELTTGTRVVTTFVLSYGMHNGWEVYGPGHPTPFASAGAQRIDSQALGAAQQWAAAVILREGHTVVGWTDGFDPYGEEGYVPELKDPLPVPEDDDEPAPDPYRHVILDEAQDLSPMECRMLARRAEYASMTVVGDLGQATHPLASGSWPELIRRLGRREVRTLELRTGYRVPRVIADYAARLLPPGVPPTRSYRPGGTLLVRSVDDLHRALADALRAAKGDGTVAVVAADGFTAPGVDVVPASLVKGLEYDHVIVVEPADIVAAEPRGLNRLYVVLTRAVASLVVLHSRPLPDALDAASTDAVAPLSASGPQVADGL
- a CDS encoding MerR family transcriptional regulator, translating into MRIGELASLVGVTTRAVRHYHRIGLLAEPVRQPNGYREYSLRDAVELARIRRLSELGLSLDEVGDVLAEDAGRDLVDVLEELDADLARQEEAIRQRRARLAQLLALDGLSAEAPVSPELAAVFAEMARTAASRPGPEPAMAARERELLALLETGAPAEHQEWAAGLQQALSASPQAMERAYAVYGLLDALASADVDDPRVEEAAVAIAESMPAELLGDSSSLDHGFARVLLADFAPAQVAAVRRALELLGGRS